The Pseudomonas solani genome segment CCAGTACCCGTCGACCACCACCACCGTTGAAGGCCACACCGACTCCGTCGGCACCGACGCCTACAACCAGAAACTGTCCGAGCGTCGTGCCAACGCCGTTCGTGAAGTCCTGGTCAACCAGTACGGTGTAGGTTCCGAGCGCGTCAACTCGGTTGGTTACGGTGAGTCCCGCCCGGTTGCTGACAACGCTACCGACGCTGGCCGCGCTGTTAACCGTCGCGTAGAAGCTGAAGTAGAAGCCCAAGCCAAGTAATTGGTCTGAGCTTTGAAAAACCCGGCCTCGGCCGGGTTTTTCTTTGCCTAGAGAAAAGTGCCAGGAGGTAAACGCATCGTGGCCCGGCCGCACCGTAGGTTGGGTAGAGGTACGAAACCCAACATTGCGATGCCGAGCCGTGGAATGCCGCCCGATCAGGCACTCAACGCTTCGGCCATCGCTACGGCCTCGCCCGCCACCTCACCGATCACCAGGATCGCTGGGCTCTTCAGCTGGAAGTCGCTGGCGTCGGCCTGCATCTGTGCCAGCGTGCTGCGGCATTCGCGTTGATAGGGCAGGGAGGTGTTCTCGATCATCGCCACCGGCATGTCCGCCGCCATGCCGCCGGCCAGCAGGCCTTCACGGACCGCCGCCAGGCGCGCCACGCCCATGTACACCACCAGCGTGGTGCCGCTGCGGGCCAGGGCCTGCCACTCGGGTGCGCTGTCGTCCTGGGTGTGGGCGGTGACCAGGGTGACGCCCCGGCTGATGCCGCGCAGGGTCAGGGGGATGCCGCACTGGGTGGCACCCGCCAGCCCGGCGGTGATGCCGTTGACCAGTTCGCTCTCCACCCCACGCTCGGCCAGCCACTGCGCCTCCTCGCCACCCCGGCCGAAGATGCACGGGTCGCCGCCCTTGAGGCGTACCACGCGCTTGCCCTGGCGTGCGTAGCGCAGCATCAGGCGATGGATGAAGGCCTGGGGCGTCGAGCGGCAGCCCCCGCGTTTGCCGACTCGGATCACCCGGGCGCCCGGGCAGTGCTCCAGCACCGCCGGGTTGACCAGGTCGTCGATCATCACCACCTCGGCGCCGTTGAGCACCCGTACTGCTTTCAGCGTCAGCAGCTCCGGGTCACCGGGCCCCGCACCCACCAGCCAGACCTTGCCATTCATGGGCTTCTCCTCAGGCATTCACTGCGGTCGGCACCGGTGGCGCCGCCAGCATTCTCTTGATTTCCGGTACGCAGGAGCCGCAACGCGTGCCGCACCCCAATGCTTCTTTCAGCCCCGCCAGGTCCAGCCCCTGGGCGATGCCCGCCTGCACGGCTTGCAGGCTGACGTTCATGCAGTTGCACAGAGTGCGATTGGCGCCGGCCGCCGCACTGGCACCCGGCGGTGCGCTCAGGGGAGCCAGCAGCCAGCGCCGCAGTTCCGTGTCCACGCGGCCTTCCTGCCACAGGCTCTTCAGCCAGCCCCATGCGGCGGTTTCGCCCGCCAGGCGCAGCGCAGTGATGCGCCCCTGCTCGATACGCACGCGCTTGCCCACCGCGCGCTGCGGGTCGTCGTAGCTCATCACCGGCCCCTGATCCAGTTGCAGCAGGCGGTCTATATGCGCCAGTAGCTCCGTATCCGGTGCCTGCCCGTGGGCCGCGCGCAGCACCAGGGCAGGGCGCTCACGCCCGACCAGGGCCAGGTTTGCGTAGGTGAAGGCCTCGCACAGCGGTCGGAGGGCTTCGAAGCGCGCCTGCACATCGCCCTCCACCAGCACGAAGAGCTGCCAGGGCAGCTCCACCCGCTCCACCTCCACGCCCGCATGCTTGAGTTCCGGTTGTTTCGAGAGCGGATCGTAGGCCGGCGTGGTCAGCACGTTGACGCCCAGCCCCTTGAGGAAGCGATCGCCCCAGTGCATGGGCAGGAAGGCCTGGCCGGGGCGCAGGGCCTCGTCGCCCATGACCGGCACCACCAGCTCGCCGCGACGGCTCCTCACCCGCACCAGATCACCATCCTCGAGCTGGCGGCGGCGCATCTCCACGGGGTGCAGCCCCAGTTGCGCCTGCTCCACGTGGCCGAACAACTGGGCCGCGGTGCCGGTGCGGCTCATACCATGCCACTGGTCGCGTAGGCGTCCCGTGTTCAGGGTCAATGGGTAGCGCAGTTCGCGACGCTCCTGGGGGGCGAGGTAAGGGTCGGCGACGAACTGTGCACGACCGCTCGGTGTGGGAAAGCGGCCGTCGCCATAGAGGCGCGCGGTGCCTTGCCGGGCGCCGGCGGGGTAGGGCCATTGCTGCGGACCCTGGGTGTCGATCAGGCCGTAGCGGATGCCGGTCAGGTCCAGGTCGCGGCCGGCGGTGAGCGGCTTGTACTCCTCGAACAGTGCTTCGGGGCTGTCGAAGTCGAACAGGCTGGGCTGGCCGGGGCGCAGGTGGTGTTCCAGGCGCCGGGCGAAGTCGCAGGCCATGGCCCAGTCCGGGCGCGCCTCGCCCGGTGCCGGCACGGCCGGGCGCACATGGCTGATGCGCCGCTCGGAGTTGGTCACGGTGCCTTCCTTCTCGCCCCAGCTGGCAGCGGGCAGCAGCAGGTCGGCGTGGCGGCAGGTCTCGGTGGTGAAGAAGGCTTCCTGCACGACCACGAAGGGGCAAGCAGCCAGTGCCGCGTGCACCCGCTGCTGGTCGGGGAGGGACTGGGCCGGGTTGGTGCAGACGATCCACAGCGCCTTGATGCGCCCGTCGCCCACGGCGTCGAACAGGTCGATGGCCGACAGCCCCGGTGTTTCCGGCAGGCGCTCGACGCCCCAGTAGGCCGCCACCTCGGCGCGGTGCTCGGCATTGCCCGCCTCGCGATGGCCCGGCAGCAGGTTCGACAGGCTGCCGGTTTCGCGGCCACCCATGGCGTTGGGCTGGCCGGTGAGGGAGAAGGGCCCGGCGCCGACGCGGCCGATCTGCCCGGTGGCCAGGTGCAGGTTGATCAGTGCGCTGTTCTTGGCGCTGCCGGCGCTGGACTGGTTCAGGCCCATGCACCAGAGCGAGAGAAAGCTCGGCGTGCGGCCGATCCACTCGGCGCAGCGCAGCAGGTCGGCGCTGTCGATGCCGCACAGCTCGGCCACCCGCGCCGGGCCGAAGTCGCGCACGCGCTCCTTGAGCGCATCGAAGCCTTCGGTGTG includes the following:
- the cobA gene encoding uroporphyrinogen-III C-methyltransferase produces the protein MNGKVWLVGAGPGDPELLTLKAVRVLNGAEVVMIDDLVNPAVLEHCPGARVIRVGKRGGCRSTPQAFIHRLMLRYARQGKRVVRLKGGDPCIFGRGGEEAQWLAERGVESELVNGITAGLAGATQCGIPLTLRGISRGVTLVTAHTQDDSAPEWQALARSGTTLVVYMGVARLAAVREGLLAGGMAADMPVAMIENTSLPYQRECRSTLAQMQADASDFQLKSPAILVIGEVAGEAVAMAEALSA
- a CDS encoding nitrate reductase, which codes for MSRTTASTCCYCGVGCGVLIEHDDARILGVAGDPAHPANFGRLCSKGSTLHLTGDIQARALYPELRLGKDLARSRTDWDSALDHAAARFAETIAEHGPDSVAFYVSGQLLTEDYYAFNKLARALVGTHNIDSNSRLCMSSAVVGYKRSLGADAPPCSYEDIEQSDCVLIAGSNMAFAHPVLFRRLEEAKAKRPDMRLIVVDPRRTDTCELADLHLAITPGSDVALFHGILHILLWEGWVDRRFIERHTEGFDALKERVRDFGPARVAELCGIDSADLLRCAEWIGRTPSFLSLWCMGLNQSSAGSAKNSALINLHLATGQIGRVGAGPFSLTGQPNAMGGRETGSLSNLLPGHREAGNAEHRAEVAAYWGVERLPETPGLSAIDLFDAVGDGRIKALWIVCTNPAQSLPDQQRVHAALAACPFVVVQEAFFTTETCRHADLLLPAASWGEKEGTVTNSERRISHVRPAVPAPGEARPDWAMACDFARRLEHHLRPGQPSLFDFDSPEALFEEYKPLTAGRDLDLTGIRYGLIDTQGPQQWPYPAGARQGTARLYGDGRFPTPSGRAQFVADPYLAPQERRELRYPLTLNTGRLRDQWHGMSRTGTAAQLFGHVEQAQLGLHPVEMRRRQLEDGDLVRVRSRRGELVVPVMGDEALRPGQAFLPMHWGDRFLKGLGVNVLTTPAYDPLSKQPELKHAGVEVERVELPWQLFVLVEGDVQARFEALRPLCEAFTYANLALVGRERPALVLRAAHGQAPDTELLAHIDRLLQLDQGPVMSYDDPQRAVGKRVRIEQGRITALRLAGETAAWGWLKSLWQEGRVDTELRRWLLAPLSAPPGASAAAGANRTLCNCMNVSLQAVQAGIAQGLDLAGLKEALGCGTRCGSCVPEIKRMLAAPPVPTAVNA